The following proteins are encoded in a genomic region of Pangasianodon hypophthalmus isolate fPanHyp1 chromosome 26, fPanHyp1.pri, whole genome shotgun sequence:
- the rab9a gene encoding ras-related protein Rab-9A encodes MAAKSSLLKVILLGDGGVGKSSLMNRYVSDKFDAHLFHTIGVEFLNKELEVDGRRVTLQIWDTAGQERFRSLRTPFYRGSDCCLLTFGVDDAQSFLNLSHWRKEFAYYADVKEPDSFPFIILGNKVDVAERQVSIEEAQRWCYENGGHPYFETSAKDATNVAEAFEEAARRVLALEDRQTHIMPSDVVDLRRKPRSGSRCCL; translated from the coding sequence ATGGCAGCCAAGTCGTCTCTATTAAAGGTGATCCTGCTCGGGGACGGTGGCGTGGGAAAGTCATCCCTCATGAACCGCTACGTGTCGGACAAGTTTGACGCACACCTCTTCCACACCATCGGCGTCGAATTCCTCAACAAAGAGCTGGAGGTGGACGGGCGGCGGGTGACCCTGCAGATTTGGGACACTGCCGGTCAGGAGCGCTTCCGCAGCCTGCGGACGCCATTCTACCGCGGCTCTGACTGCTGCCTTCTCACGTTCGGTGTGGACGACGCACAAAGCTTCCTCAACCTCAGCCACTGGAGGAAGGAGTTTGCCTACTACGCTGATGTAAAAGAGCCCGACAGCTTTCCTTTCATCATTCTTGGCAATAAAGTCGATGTGGCGGAGCGGCAGGTTTCCATCGAAGAGGCGCAGAGGTGGTGTTATGAGAACGGCGGCCACCCGTATTTCGAAACTAGTGCCAAGGACGCAACAAACGTCGCTGAGGCTTTTGAAGAGGCTGCAAGACGTGTGTTGGCACTGGAGGATCGTCAAACACACATCATGCCCTCAGACGTTGTGGATTTACGCAGGAAGCCACGCTCTGGCAGTCGCTGTTGTTTGTAA